TCCTCGGCTTGTGGCGGGTCTGCAAAGGAGGGGAGCAGTCTGAGGACTGCTGCGCAGCGAGGCGCGATGTAATTAGGCCCAGCTTATTGTAAATGTAGCGGCTTTCGAGGCCTGGTTACTAAGGTGCAGAACGACATGGCCTTCAACCAAGGAGAACACAGAGAATGGAAAAGTgtctggtgtagtggttaagataaGAAATTTGGAGTGCCTTGGAGCAAGAACTAAGTCtttaagctttttttaaaaacaacggAATTACATCAGACAAAACGAACATCTCAGTACCCACATACAGCTAAATAGATTACAAAGCCGCCCGTTCAGCCCTTTCCTATTGAATTACCTTCCTTCCCAGCTGTAACGGATTTTCTGAATTTactgttaatttttgtgttaaCGACATATGAATAAATCTCAGAATAAGTATGCTGGATTGTTTTCATGTCCTAACATATGAGTAATCATATATGCAATTTGCTTTTTCCAATCAGTTTTTTCGAGGTTTGTTCATATTGATACTTTTATATTAATAGCTTACACCTTATGGACTCTTATGTGCTAGGCAGTGTTATAAActcttcatttaatccttacaaacaACCCCTGTAAGGTAACTTCTGTCTCcttttgagatgaggaaactgagacacaggttgctgtagtattctattgtatgaatatgccgtaatttattcatccattctcttCCTTCGTATTCCTAATTCCTGAAACATTGTAGGTATTCAAATGCTAGTTAAAGTAATGAATATGGTAGCATTTGGGTTgccagtaatttaaaaattgcaagatGTCTAATGTCTGGAAAGGCAAGAAGGATAAGTATTTTAGGTTAATCCTGGAGCAAAAGCATAGAGGCCTAAGAATGCATGGAATACATATACAGATAACATTTATAATCTCACTAGAGCTAAAATGTAGAATGCCTGGAAAGCTGTGGTGAAAGAAACCTAGAAAGTGCATTAATTTTTTAACCAAGTATATCcagaatattatcatttcaacatgtaatatcataactttttttaacattttattttttcctttttctcccaaagccctttggtacataattgtgtattagtcgtaggtccttctacttgtggcatgtgggatgccgcctcagcatggcttggtgagctgtgccgtgtccatgcccgggattcaaactgtcgaaccccgggctgccaaagcagagtggggaaacttaaccgctgggccacggggccagcccctataacataaattattaatgagatcatttactttgtttttttccctactAAGTCTTTAAAGTTGGATATTATTTTACACTAGCCAtatttcaggtgctcaataggcacatgtggctagtggctacagtACTGGGCAGTGCAGAACTATACATTCTTACTTTGAGAACCACCGTATATACCGTTCATTTTTTGTGTAAAGTCAACTggtaaactaaaaattaaaacaaactaatATTTGGAGGCATTTTTCTTAATCCATGGCCTTTAATTACTCAGCTTTCTTTATGCTTTAGATCTCTGCTACCTTTGTTGCTTTGTTTGTGAAGTTTCTAAcaatattgtttcctttttttttatatgaCTGTCTCACCACAAATGAGAGATGACCTCAGACCATTTGTCAGTTACTGAAGGATGAGAGGTCTGGCCACCAGAGGTCAGCCTAAGTATATttagattagattttttttttttttttttttttaggattaatagcatggggtttttttcagtattttttaacattataatctgaaaaacaagaaaaaagatactgggtttcaaaatgaaaaggcaacctttggaataggagaaaatatttgcaaaccttgTGGCCcataaggagttaatattcaaaatatataaggaactcataccactcaaaaaaaacaaataaccgtattagaaaatgagcaaaggacctaaataaacatttttccaaagaagacatacaaatgatcatatgaaaagatgctcaacatccctaatcatcagggaaatgcaaatcaaaaccacagtaagatatcacttcacacctgttaggatgactgttatcaaaaagtcaaggggctggtcccatggccaagtggttgagttcacttgctctactttggcagcctagggttcccTGGGTCACATCCTGgtccagacctacacaccactcatcgagccatgctgtggcagcatcccacatagaagaactagaatgattcaCAGCTAGGATAttcaactgtgtgctggggctttggggagaaaagggaaaaaaaaggaagattggcaacagctgttagctcagagccagtcttcctcaaaaaaagaaaaagtcaaaagataagtgttggtgaggttgtTCAAAAAAGGGAATCTGTTCATGTTGATGAGAACGTAGATCGATACAGCtattatagaaaacagtatggagtttcctcaaaaaatataaaaatatttaccatatgctccagcaatCTCAGTTCTCTCTGGacatatttcaaaggaaataaaatcactatctcaaagccacatctgtactcccatgtttattgcagcattattcacaagccaagatacggaaacagcctaagtgtccatcagaaGGGTGAATggtaaagatgtggtatacatatatgtgtgtacatatatgtgtgtatacacacacatacacaatggcaTACCATTCGAttttaataaagaaggaaatcctagaATTTGAACAACCTGGAGGATATTccactaagcaaaataagccagacacagaaagacaggtACTTCATGCTcctacttatatgtggaatctaaaaaagtcaactCAAACTCATGGTAACAAGAAGACGAATGGTCATTACCAATGGCTGGGGGATAGAGGAAATGAGATactggtcaaagggtataaacttttagttataagatgaatgagttctggagaCCTCATGTACAGCATCGTAGCTATAGTTAATAATTATGTCTACTtcaaatttgctaagacagtagatcttaagtgtttttaccacactcacacaaaaatggtaactgaggtgatgaatatgttaattagcttgattgtagtaatcatttcatagTGAATACATATGTCAAAAAACATGACATTGTAcatgttaaatatataaaacttctcagtcatacctcaataaagctgataaaaAAGCTGCTATATTAAACTTAAACATCAGTGTCACTGCCTTAAAGCTTACCTGTGTCTTGACTTTTGCTTTTAGTGctgtgggaaaaaagaacaaataatagcAACTATGGGAATAAATCTGTTCTTGGTAAACTTAGTTTACCATAGTTGAAGAAATAACAAAACTAAAGAATTTTTATGGTAGGGCTGTTTAGTTctgaaattacagaaaaatcattCTTTAAAGGTAAATTATACATGGGAGTGTATAGAGTAGGTGCGATTAATTCACTTTTGATATGGGAAAATTATGCACATGGAATGTAAAGGAGTAACAGTGATGAGTTCACTCGAATTTATACATGCCTTCAAAGAGACTGTCTTATTTCTGCTAAAAAATGTAGAGAGCCTTTTAAAGAGTGCTTTGAGTAACATAGTAACTGAAGTATAGCCAATTAATAATCTTGCTGATGGAATCTGGCATAAATGAAAATAGTAAGGATGTAAGAGGACAGAAGAATTAAAAGCTAACAGCTTCGCCTGTCTCaattagtaaaatgaaaacttatggtgtgttttgaatttttttgttttcagattgaaCTGGGTAAtaatattataaacttcaaagtatTTGCATTCATATTCTTAAAGATGAAGTTATAAGCAGTTCCTCTTATATTGCTTTAATAACATCCTCTTTGTTgatcctgctttaaaaaaattgtttcatttgtCTTTGTCCAACATATTACCAAATTACCTGAATATAATTTGGGAATTTTTATCTGCCTAGAATAAAAATAGCATATGCTTGTACTGTTACTTACAGTAGACCTTTGTAATTCTCCcattaattctttcaaaaaatttactAAGCGCCTAATATGTGCCACACACTGCTGGGAACTGAATTAGTTAAAAGAATGTGTGGAAGCCAGAGAAATATTCTTTAGAGGAATATTACTGACATGAAGCCGTACCATATGGCCTTAAAAGCACATCAGTATGTATTCGAAACTAGAGATGTTTACTGACTTTCATTTTGGAAATCACTCCTACAGAATGGCATAGATGAgatgttgatattttgttttttgctattttcatttACAGCTATGCCTTTAGTGCATCTGTGTTGCTGTGTATATTTCTAATTTGCTTTCACCACATCTTACCTATCCACTCCTCCATGATGGAAACCTGGAATGCTTCTAATTCCTTACCGTCAAAGATGAAGCTTCAGGGTACATATTGGTCTTATGAAGAATCTCTTTGCAGTAGATTCccaagagtagaattgctgggttgtgaGACATGCAAATACTCAGTTTGGCTAAGGAGTGCTGCCAGAATTCCTCCTCAGAAAGGTTACCCCAGTCTGTAAACCCGCCAGTAGTGCTGGTTCCTTAAGGAGTTCCTTCAGCCTCCTCACTAACACTTGGCATTGtccagttttctaattttttctaaaCTAACAGAATAACGTGATATAGTTAGTGGCCTGTGGATTTTCTGTCttgtaaattggatttttttttttttgaggacgattagccctgagctaactgctgccaatcctcctcttttcactaaggaagactggccctgagctaacatccatgcccatcttcctctactttatatatggaacgcctaccacagcatggcgtgccaagcagtgccatgtctgcacccgggatccaaacccgcgaaccctgggccaccaaagcggaatgtgcacacttaaccactacgccaccgggctggccctaaactgaatatttttgtcctttgcccatttctttacTGAGGTTGCTAccttttatttgttgttaatttGTACTTAACTTTGTTCTTGATGTCTTTAGTTCAACCCAGAAATGATTAATTTTGTTGTGACtaaattcatcattttttgttcttgtgctttgtgtttttttatttaagaagtcTTTCCCTGGCCCTAAGTCACAAAGATGTTCTTCTGCATTGTGTTCTATTGACTATATGGTTTTACCACTCTTGTTTAGGTTTTACCATTCTTATTTACCATCATGGGTCCTcctttgtatgtgtatatacctTTTTATAGgtatacagttttatttttcttcatataatgaGCCAGATTCACCAGTGTTAGGTACTAAATGCATTCATTCCCCCTTGATTTGTGTGCTAACTTTATTGTATACTACATTCCAAACTTTTATATGGCTCTGTTTCTGAGccttgttctgttccattggacTACTTGTCTTTTCTTACACTAACTCCCTCGTATTTTAATGTCTGAGACTTTTGTAGTATGTGTTAATATCTTGTAGGCCAAGAATCCCCTTTGCTCTTCTGTTCAAATAGTTGATTTGTCTATATGTggaattttattgtttctatattaggattatataaattaatttagaaaaggtTGTTTCAATATTCATTTGTCccatccaagagcatggaatgtctgtttattttaattcatcttctttcccttcttcataGAGGTGCTGTATATTATTGATTAGTTCCTAGATCCTTTAGAggtttggtgttttgttttcctctatcATGAAAGgtatttatgtaataaattttCTAGTTAGTATTGCTGGTCTAGAAGTTAagaatgcctgggttcaaatcctgactctttTACTTGGTAgatgtatgaccttgggcaggtcgcTTAAAcatcatgtgtaaaatggggacaataaagGTACCTATCTTACAGGGTCGTCAGGAAAATTTTAGACATGTTTACATCTGTACAGTTCCTAGAATAGTACCTGACAAAGTAGtaagtgctataaaaataaattaatgaataattcaTAGGTTAATCTCAGATCCAGGAACTTTCTTGAGCTcttttattagctctaatagtttatatgttccttttttttaactagaTGACCACATCATCTGTAAATTAatagttttatctcttttcttccagTGCTTAcacctgtcttttcttttcttataacgTGGATTAGGACTTTTGGTATTTTGTCAGTATCAGTTATCAGGATCATCCAtacctaatttcatttttaaagggaatatatctaaagttattctttttggataatatttgctgaaaatttttGGTGGATAACCTTCACCAAGTAGAGAAGGTAactttctcttcctagtttggtaagattcttttgttttctaaagcaTAAATGGGTGTTGATTAGAAGCTAAAAAAGGTTAAATATCCACAGTTGATAAAATtatctggtctttttttttttttttgctttgttactGTGGTGTCTTGTAAATTTTCTAAAGTTAAGATAGCCTTGCTTTCCTGGGATAAGTTCTATATGATtataacatattctttttttctttaacaaaactACTAGATTTTGTTAGGTAATCTTTGGAATTTTTGTAAGTGAAAAGAGCCTATACTTTTCTTATTTGGTTCATCTCTAGATTtggaattaatattttattatcttcataaAAGGAGCTATttactttatttgctttttgcttttttctagaaCAAGTTATATAAAATAGGTATTAGTTCCCTTGGAAGTTTGGTGAAACTCACTTATAAAACCATATGGGCCTGCTGTACAAGGTTGttgccttttcagtttctttaatactTCCTGGTCTATTCTAGTCcaagttatctatttcttcctgtgtgaattttactattttatattcttctagAATTTAGCCATATCATCTAGATTTTCACATTTTAGCATATATTTGTCAtggttttttttaacctcttttttgttatttttatttttattttttgagggagtttggccctgaactaacatctgttgccaatcttcctctttttttttttttattctccccaaagccccagtacatagttgtatatcctagttataggtcactctggttcttctatgtgggatgccaccacagcatggcttgatgagtggtgtgtaggtccacacccgggatccaaacctgtaaaccccaggctgctggagcagagcatacaaacttgaccactcagccatggagctagcccctcttttttgttatttttaaatcttttaataagTCTCACCAGTTtcgtttttcttatttatattttcagaaaaccaTCTTGTAATTTTATCAGTCTTCTCTAATGTTCTTTCATGTACTATTTTGCTtctgcttttattatttccttcttgctTATTTTGCTTTCGCTGTTTTCCATTATCATGAATTGAATACTGAACTTGTGGATATTTAAACTTCCTCATTTTCCCTATCAATGTATTCaaagctataaatttcttttaggtACTTATTTGGCCATGTCCCACAAATTTTGCCTTGTAGAGTTTATATTATTAttcacttttaatatttcttaatatgtTTTATGACTTCCATTTTAATCCATGAGTTATTTAGTTTCCCAACATAGGGTTGCTTTTAACCAACCTTTCATATTACTTTTATTGCATTACAATCAGAGAATTTAGTCTGAATGAAATTGATGTAGATCCCAACAAGCACATCTGAAGGTGAAAAGACGACCGTTGTAGCTCTCTATTTAAGTTTGAGGCATAAGGGATCTGCTTTTACACGTGTAATTTTCTGGGCTAGGACTgcaaactgaaaaagaaactgGCCCAGATATGTACCAACGAAGGACTAAAATGGCCCCAGGCTCTCCTTCCCTATTTTGTGATTGTGGGAGCCATTCCCAATAGAAAAATCTAAGTCTACTTAAGCCTATGAGATAGAGATGGGAAAGCCAAGAAGGCTTCTTGTTCAGCGTCCATGTTCTGGTGTACTCTTTATTATAAAGTTGGACAATAATGTTACCCACTGCTTTCAGGCTTTAATATCATGTCTCTAGTCTTCTCATTCACAGGTTAAGACTACCTTTCCAGATAGTCCAACAACTAAGTCACCAATTTCCAAGGGCATTTGCACCACCTATGGAAAACATCCGATCTGTGCACACCAGATATCCTTGACAACTCATCCCGCCATCCCCCTGCACAAAAGTTGCCGTACCAGCGGACAACGAAGGCGACCACTGAGTTTCTTTTTATCACCAAGTAGATATACTATCCCTGCCAACAAAACAGAGTACACAAAGTGTCTCTTCACAATATCATGACCAGTTGAGACCCTGCTAAGAAAATCAGCTTGCCTAGATGAGCACCCTGTCTCTCCTTGGTTAGCCAGGATTTGAAGGAGAGCTTCTGTCCTGTGCTGCTGGTAAGTGACTGACACTTTTACACACTGAACTGGTCCTGAGAACTGAGATGTCTTCTTTGtaagtgaagaatatacaacataATCTTGAAGAACTGCACAGTGGTGTGAGCCACAAgcatactgtgtgtgtgtgtaatggactgagaaacagacaaattaaTCTTGTTGAAAggatttttcatcttttgtttatttgccaGTGTTAGCCAGTGTTTTGCTGGCTTAGATTGTTgcctttttctggttccttttgtctcttctcttctgaTGGGTCCCAGAAATCCCTCTCCTGACCCCTTATCAGAATcagaaagtgaggaagaagagaacgCTAAGTACCTCAATGAGAGTTCTGGGGAAGAGTGGGATTCCTCTGAAGAAGAGGACCCTGTGGTGCCCAACCTAACGCCTCTTGAGAGTCTTGCCTGGCAGGTTAAGTGCCTTTTAAAATACTCTACAACTTGGAAACCTTTAAATCCTAATTCCTGGTTATATCATGCTAAACTCTTGGATCTAAGCACACCGGTCCATATACTTCGAGAGATAGGTCTAAGACTCTCCCATTGTTCCCACTGTGTACCAAAACTGGAACCAATTCCTGAGTGGCCTCCTCTGGCTTCTTGTGGAGTCCCACCTTTTCAAAAGCCCCTTATAAGTCCCAGCCGGCTTTCTAGAGATCATGCCACTCTAAATGGAGCACTGCAATTTGCCACCAAACAGTTAAGCCGAACATTGAGTAGAGCCACTCCCATACCTGAATACCTAAAACAGATCCCTAATTCATGTGTGTCTGGTTGTTGCTGCGGCTGGTTAACTAAAACAGTTAAGGAAACAACCCGCACTGAACCCATCAACACTACTTACTCCTACACTGACTTCCAAAAGGCAGTTAACAAACTCCTAACAGCATCACTATAAAGATCCACCATTTGTTCTGATATCTGTCATGTTGTTACAGGAGTACAAAGTTACACAGCCTGCAGTTGAGAAACTAATGGCTTCTCAACCAAACTATACCCTGTCCTGACAGGCTGCAGTACTGCCAAGTACTGAATATTTACCCAAGAGTCCCATAACTCTCTACAGAAAATGTGCATTGTGAGCATTCCCTTTGACAGACCATGTCAATAAAATGAGAACTTCAATGGAGAATTAGTCAAAGGGACCATATCATAAAAGATAAGTTGACTATTCTCCACACTCAGTTCTCCCCCCAGTTAATTCCGCCTTTCTGAATGGACTCTAACTAAATGTCTAATTATTAATGAGACTGAAAAAGTAGGCCACTACCCCTTTTGTTACCCAACCTTAGAACAGCCATTGTGGAAAGTGGGACGTTAGCTACTCCTAGTAATACCTTTCTGACATTCATTTCTAGGGAGGTAGTTGAAGTAAATTGAATAACTagacaaaagaaaatggcagGAATATCGATTTATCTCCCAGCTTTTGTATAGACAGGCCTATAGATGACACCCTTTAGGGATTCCTGTTTTTGGGGAAGGGAATATAGTGTCAAACTTAGCCTACACTACTCCAGACCTATCACGGTACCTGCAGTTACAGTATAAACATTTATATCATAGGCTCCCACCCGGGGGTCTCTAGCTAAATTGACGTATAAGATCGTACCTGGGGATTAAACAGACACTTGTTTTGTAGGCAATATGTTTCTTGCATCTTGGCAGCCAAACTTTAGGTAAGAGCAAATAAAACACATTCTAAAAGACCAACAGAGAAGGATTAAGAGAGCATTTATGCACTTTCCACATCCATTGCAAACTTTTTCAGGAACATTTCTAACTTTAAAGAACCTTACTACAGAAAATCTTAGCCTGATACAATCTGAAGTTAAAGAGTTTTTTAGCGTTATTGTTTCTACATAGATTAACGTTAGATTTCCTTCTACCTAAACAAAGAATATGTACCCTTGTAAATGAGTCTTGCTGTGTTTATTTACgtgagtaaataaaatgtatgagaCCATTAAATCTTTTCACACACATACAATGAAGAGTGAAGCCTGTGTGTGAGTCTGGTTGACTGACATCTAAAGGGACTCAGAAGACAGATTGTTAAAGATAGAACAATATATCCTTTTCCTTGTTTTAGTTTAACCTTTTCCTATTCTCCATGTTAAGTGCTGTATGCAATGTGGCATCAAAAAATCGAAGCGTTAGCGGAAtcacaaattttataaatgtttagcaactttaaagagagagaagaatgtttATAACTTAATGAGTTATTTCTTCTGAGCTTTAGttgtcttaagaaaaaaagagggaattgtagtaggtagaaaaaaatatttgttagtgGAAAATTACTCAACTGAAACCATATCATACTGTTAGTGTAACTGAATGTATCAGAAACTGTTCCTATGTAGATGTTCTGtgaaactggtttttaaaatgttacgagaacctgtttctttttttaaggggGAGGTGGAACAATGTGGGGAGGTCTAACAATTAAAATATGTTGATGTTTATGTAACCataatatgtttctttttctgtgggggggggggtataAAAGTGCCTTGCTCATgagcacatttttttctattccccCCAAAAGGAACCCTTTCCCCAGCTTCGCAGCTGAATAAACCAACAGCTTTGTACGTGCTGAACAGAGTATGGTCATTTGTTCTCAACAAATGAAATAGATCTTGCTTTACTCAAGGTATATTCAACATTCATTAAGTGCTGAATAGAATCCATAGATAATAGTATCTGTATCTATACAGTGTCTCTGATAGGAGGAGCCTTAGCAGCTCTAGAAAAGAAACATTATtgaagaaaatgccaaatattcAGTCAAGACCCAGATTTGAACCTATTTGTTTGTATATGTTAAGTAATTCCAGGTTGCGCAAAATGATCGGTACCTGAATAAACCTTTAAGCCTTTACTATTTGTGTGCCATGGATGTGGGGTTAGGAGTGGATTTACCACTGTCGTACTCCCTACGTGGGCCTTTGGTTAAACGCACTCACCATAATTAGGATAAAGAaggacaaatttattttctgtttagagaaatatttatcaaaggaGTAAGGGAAACAATTTCTAAACCAATAGACATTAATGTTACCTAAGGTATTGTTCTCTTGGTGCAGATAGGCAGCCTCTTTTTGTTGACGCAGCCCAGATACCTTGAGCCTGGAAGACCATAATCATGTTTTTTAAACCCATCAGcttcctcagaaaaggaaaaaatcaatacatggcaggaggaaggcagaTTTTAGGTCACTTTTAGGGGATTATCCTGGTGGGACTCCTATGACAACCATCTATCTAAAAAAATTTCTCTATGATGAAAACAGTATTTTGATATTAGAGTAGATTGTTAAAGCAGTTAAGGACCTTAGAAGTCACTTGGGTTATTTTCTTACTGATACATGAAGGCTCTTACATTTCTAATAGATGATTTTCTGCTTTTGGTTCCAGTATTAGAGAACTCAAGTGTCTTTTGGAGTAGCCCATTAGTTTTAAATATCTCTGTTAGAAGTTTAGTCATTCATCTAATAACATTATGGAGTGACTACTATAATCCAGACATTGGGattccaaaattaaataaaatagtatacacAAGAAATTAGTTTTAAGATATACTGAACCAATGTAAATTACCCCAAAGCTTTTGGCCCTCGATACTATCTGTGCTCTCTAGGGTCACATTGAATAAGCCCAATGCccttatatatttggaaatagggcagCCATCAAACTAGTGGAATTTCACATGGAGAGCACACTCTGACAATTAAACCCAACAAGGGGTAGTCAGCTAAgggaatagataaaataaataggCATTTTATACACAGATTTAAGTTGGATGTGCTAGTTCACAAGGGAATGGCACACAAAGCCGAGGCCCAGAAGTGTTTTGCTCACATGGCTGGGGTATATAGGAAAGCCCAGAAAGTATAGATAACTTCTCAGACTTCGTAAGACAACTTTGTGCAAGCTGCCGGTATTTGAGTCCACCAATGAGCCATATCCATTGGACGTAGGGAAATTGAGGGAGCTACGCTAGCTGATGCTAACCACCAGGTATTTCTTGTGTGTCAATTTGCTGTTACCAAAAGAATAATCTCCATGGTATATCTTTGCCAATTTTAAACAAAGTTTAGTTAATGGCGAACATGTTTGAGTCTGATCATTTTATACAATCTTTCAAGCTCTTCCTTTGAATTGGCAACAGCAGTGGGATTATACAAAAGTTTTGGTAGTGAgaccaagaaaaggaaagggtAAGGGCACCACCATGACCTGACACTTGCTGGCTACCCAGCTTCTGTTAGCTGTGAGAGCTATTGACTAGCTCTTCTCAATGAGATAAGAAAGGAATGCCTGATttacagataatttaaaataatgcagcAGACAGACAGTACCAGAGTTGTTGCTTCTAAACAGCATGAAGTCAGTTTAAAATGTTTGTGACAGTTTAGGTTTGGATTATAAAAGAGTGAATTGACTGGAGTTTGGACAATTTATTTGGGAAGACGTAGATGACCCTGACACATGATAGGAAAATTCCTGAgatggaggctggcccagtggcgtagtggttaagttcatgcactctgcttcagcaccccgagtttcgtaggttcagatccctagcaccacttgtcaatccatgctgtggcagcatcccacataaaatagaagaagattggctcagatgttagctcagggccaatcttcctcacacacaaaaaagaaaattcctgggACCATTTGGGAAGTGATGCCCTGTTCCCTGGGATAGGACATAATCAGTTAGCATCTAGGAGACTCAGGATCCTGGTCAGTTTAACAAGATTAAAACTGAGTTCCTAGTATACATAGAAACCAAGCTGGTGTGTGGTGTCAAATTAGACTTCAACAGAAACCATATGAAACAGTTTTAGAATAAATGTTGCAGTTTGTAAATTGAGGAGCTGGTAATGTCTTATTTGGGGGGAACTTAATATGTTTATTCTGCTAAGCCCATGCTTAATACTACCCTTCCATCCATAGTGTCAACTGTGGGACTTGACACTCCAATCTATCAACTAGTGTTTTACAATGTATTAATTAGGCAGTGGTCCAGTAGGGGCATCTTCCTTTGGGAGATACCCAAACAATTGGAATAGTCCAAGGCTATAGCCATCTTCCATCAAAAAAGACCCTAGATTGGCTTTATGATTGCACCCTGAGCAACCAGAATGACTTGATAGAGTGGCAGAGCTATGGTGACACAATTAAGGGGCCACCCACTACCTGGAGAAACTGAATTCCTATATTAATTGAAAGCATTAATGTTGGCCACAGTCGATGCATTCCATGG
This genomic window from Equus przewalskii isolate Varuska chromosome 3, EquPr2, whole genome shotgun sequence contains:
- the DCAF16 gene encoding DDB1- and CUL4-associated factor 16, translated to MGPRNPSPDPLSESESEEEENAKYLNESSGEEWDSSEEEDPVVPNLTPLESLAWQVKCLLKYSTTWKPLNPNSWLYHAKLLDLSTPVHILREIGLRLSHCSHCVPKLEPIPEWPPLASCGVPPFQKPLISPSRLSRDHATLNGALQFATKQLSRTLSRATPIPEYLKQIPNSCVSGCCCGWLTKTVKETTRTEPINTTYSYTDFQKAVNKLLTASL